One part of the Enterococcus sp. DIV1094 genome encodes these proteins:
- the xylA gene encoding xylose isomerase, with amino-acid sequence MSYFPQVEKIQYEGTTTTNPFAFRHFNPEEVVAGKTMKEHLRFAVAYWHTMTQDGSDPFGSPVNQRTWMGATEMETAKNRVAAFFEILEKLGVDYFCFHDVDIAPEGNSLEEFYANLDEITDLIKEHMERTGIKLLWNTANMFSHPRYVNGAASTNHADVFAYAAAQVKKGLDISKKLNGQNYVFWGGREGYETLLNTDMAFEQDNIARLFKMAIAYSEKIGHTPQFLIEPKPMEPSKHQYDFDAATALQFIQKYGIQEKFKLNLEANHATLAGHTFEHEIEVARINNALGSLDANQGDVLLGWDTDEFPTNVYDVTLAMYGVLENGGIAPGGINFDSKVRRSSFAMEDLFLAHIAGMDTFARGLKAAAKLKEDRFFDTLKEKRYATFQEGIGESIVNDKEDLESLTDYALNLKDIELESSHIEYVKSCLNDYLV; translated from the coding sequence ATGAGCTATTTTCCACAAGTAGAAAAAATCCAGTACGAAGGAACAACGACAACCAATCCCTTTGCTTTTCGTCATTTCAATCCGGAAGAAGTCGTTGCTGGCAAAACGATGAAGGAGCATTTACGCTTTGCGGTCGCTTATTGGCATACTATGACACAAGATGGCAGTGATCCATTTGGCTCACCAGTCAATCAAAGAACATGGATGGGCGCGACTGAAATGGAAACAGCCAAAAATCGAGTAGCTGCCTTCTTTGAGATTTTAGAAAAACTAGGCGTTGACTATTTTTGCTTCCATGATGTCGATATCGCACCTGAAGGAAACAGTTTAGAAGAATTCTATGCCAATTTAGATGAAATCACAGACTTGATCAAGGAACACATGGAGCGTACAGGAATCAAACTGCTTTGGAACACAGCGAATATGTTCAGCCATCCACGGTATGTGAACGGTGCCGCTTCAACAAACCATGCAGATGTCTTTGCTTATGCCGCAGCACAAGTCAAAAAAGGCTTAGATATCTCCAAAAAACTCAACGGCCAAAATTATGTATTCTGGGGCGGTCGTGAAGGATATGAAACGTTATTGAATACGGATATGGCGTTTGAGCAAGATAATATTGCGCGTTTGTTCAAAATGGCGATCGCCTACAGTGAAAAAATTGGGCATACGCCACAGTTCTTGATTGAACCAAAACCAATGGAACCAAGTAAACATCAATATGATTTTGATGCAGCGACTGCGTTACAATTCATTCAAAAATACGGTATACAAGAGAAATTCAAACTTAACTTGGAAGCCAATCATGCCACTTTAGCTGGGCATACGTTTGAACATGAAATCGAAGTGGCACGAATCAACAATGCGTTAGGTTCACTTGATGCGAATCAAGGGGATGTGTTACTTGGTTGGGATACCGATGAGTTTCCAACGAACGTCTATGATGTCACTTTGGCTATGTATGGTGTCTTAGAAAATGGCGGGATCGCACCTGGTGGAATCAATTTTGATTCAAAAGTCCGTCGTTCAAGTTTCGCGATGGAAGATCTGTTCTTAGCACATATCGCTGGAATGGATACATTTGCGAGAGGGTTGAAAGCAGCCGCGAAATTAAAAGAAGATCGTTTCTTCGATACCTTAAAAGAAAAACGTTATGCGACTTTCCAAGAAGGCATTGGGGAATCCATCGTCAATGACAAAGAAGATCTGGAAAGTTTGACGGACTATGCGTTGAACTTGAAAGACATCGAGTTGGAATCCAGTCATATTGAATATGTCAAATCTTGTTTGAATGATTATTTGGTTTAA
- a CDS encoding glycoside hydrolase family 43 protein, producing MKIKNPVLTGFHADPSIIRVDDTYYIANSTFEWFPGVQIYESKDLMNWRLVARPLATVELLDMKGNEDSGGIWAPDLSYADGKFWLVYTDVKVVNGAFKDCTNYLTTAEEITGPWSKPIRLNGVGFDASLFHDDNGRKYLVQMEWDHREYHHPFNGIKCTEYSVEQQRLLPETGKIIWKGTDVKLVEGPHLYKLFGYYYLFCAEGGTVYTHQEVVARAKTLEGPFESQAETFLTAYDSPENPLQKCGHGALVDTPEGEWYFAHLTGRPWHHKNESIHDPRGWCTLGRETAIQKVTWSEDLWPEIVGGKQGSLEVDAPKGVTPHPYEKVVQRTDFEQSELPSQFQTVRVPFTKEIGILKDGKLTLRGAGSLANTHRHSLVARRWQAFEFEAETALSYSPTTFQQMAGLTNYYNSQHWSMIQVTWQEEKGRVIEITENNQGVFKSYLQEQAIPVPEDVTMVYFKTIVRKETYTYAYSFDGKAWTELAIQLDAKVLSDEYVNQTHGGFFTGAFVGMVNVDYSGYDLPAVFDYFDYREKQSE from the coding sequence ATGAAAATTAAAAATCCAGTATTAACAGGTTTTCATGCTGATCCATCGATCATACGAGTAGATGATACTTATTACATTGCTAACTCAACGTTTGAATGGTTTCCAGGTGTTCAGATCTATGAATCAAAAGACTTGATGAACTGGCGCTTAGTGGCCCGCCCATTAGCGACTGTTGAGCTGTTGGATATGAAAGGGAATGAAGATTCAGGAGGGATCTGGGCACCAGATTTATCTTATGCGGATGGAAAATTTTGGTTAGTTTACACCGATGTCAAAGTGGTCAATGGGGCGTTCAAAGATTGTACAAATTATTTGACGACCGCAGAAGAAATCACTGGTCCATGGAGCAAACCCATTCGACTGAACGGTGTCGGCTTCGATGCTTCACTTTTCCATGATGACAATGGCCGAAAATACTTGGTTCAAATGGAATGGGATCACCGCGAATACCATCATCCGTTCAATGGGATCAAATGTACCGAATATTCAGTGGAACAACAACGCTTGCTTCCTGAAACAGGCAAGATCATTTGGAAAGGAACCGACGTCAAATTAGTGGAAGGACCACATCTGTATAAGTTATTTGGTTATTATTATTTGTTTTGTGCAGAAGGTGGCACTGTCTATACGCACCAAGAAGTGGTCGCACGTGCAAAAACGTTAGAAGGACCGTTTGAGAGTCAAGCAGAGACCTTTTTAACTGCCTATGATTCTCCAGAAAATCCCCTGCAAAAATGTGGTCATGGTGCGTTAGTCGATACACCAGAAGGCGAATGGTATTTTGCCCATTTGACCGGCAGACCTTGGCATCATAAAAATGAATCGATCCACGACCCTCGTGGCTGGTGTACATTAGGCAGAGAAACAGCGATCCAAAAAGTAACATGGTCGGAAGACTTATGGCCAGAAATCGTGGGCGGAAAGCAAGGGAGCTTAGAAGTAGACGCACCAAAAGGAGTGACCCCTCATCCTTATGAAAAAGTGGTACAAAGAACCGACTTCGAACAAAGTGAGCTGCCATCACAATTCCAAACAGTACGTGTTCCTTTTACGAAGGAGATCGGAATTTTGAAAGATGGCAAGTTGACATTACGAGGTGCTGGAAGTTTAGCCAATACACATAGGCATTCACTTGTTGCAAGGCGTTGGCAAGCTTTTGAGTTTGAAGCAGAAACTGCCTTGAGTTATTCACCGACGACGTTCCAACAAATGGCAGGGTTGACGAATTATTATAATTCGCAGCATTGGTCGATGATCCAAGTGACTTGGCAGGAAGAAAAAGGTCGGGTCATTGAAATCACTGAGAATAATCAAGGTGTATTCAAAAGTTATTTACAAGAACAGGCGATTCCGGTTCCAGAAGATGTGACGATGGTTTATTTCAAGACAATTGTCAGAAAAGAGACATACACCTATGCTTATTCATTTGACGGAAAAGCATGGACAGAATTAGCGATCCAGTTAGATGCAAAAGTATTATCTGATGAGTATGTCAACCAGACGCATGGCGGTTTCTTTACGGGCGCATTTGTCGGCATGGTCAATGTCGATTACTCAGGGTATGATTTGCCGGCTGTGTTTGATTATTTTGATTATCGGGAAAAACAAAGTGAGTAA
- a CDS encoding ROK family transcriptional regulator, translating to MKNPIYTRRSPNESLCLELIMNHPALSRAELSAKTGLTKATVSAIVKKLIDDHLVIETGIGESSNVGGRKPIILQYNGKAGLSIAIDIGYNYINGLLTYLDGEEVQHIKKKPITLDEEAIDRYLSEIFTLFEQQMPTTEYGIIGVAIAVHGPVYHGEPIFGPHYNFDHIPFRKIAEKLRNYPVYLENEANLAALGEYTFTSDSKNLVSINMHSGIGAGIVKNGNLEVGAHGFAGEIGHQIIVMDGKACRCGNRGCLEMYAANKVCYEQFAQRKKLDYVNAIILREYYQNQDHDAREVVEENINYLTIGINNLIAHYDPSIIVLNSSLYREIPDMIEQLRGNLRNHFSNQLVVRNSSLNEKATLLGGVVLNLQHFLGIKHLKLK from the coding sequence TTGAAAAATCCAATTTATACCCGACGTAGCCCGAATGAATCTTTATGTCTAGAACTCATTATGAATCATCCTGCACTTTCTCGTGCTGAGCTTTCAGCCAAGACCGGGCTAACAAAAGCAACCGTCTCTGCCATTGTCAAAAAATTGATCGATGATCATCTCGTGATCGAAACCGGTATTGGCGAATCAAGCAATGTCGGCGGACGGAAACCAATCATTCTTCAATATAACGGAAAAGCGGGTCTTTCGATTGCCATCGATATCGGCTATAACTACATCAATGGTCTATTGACTTATTTAGATGGCGAGGAAGTCCAACATATCAAGAAAAAACCAATCACACTAGATGAAGAAGCCATTGATCGTTATCTTTCAGAAATCTTTACTCTATTTGAACAACAGATGCCTACGACCGAGTATGGGATCATTGGCGTGGCAATTGCCGTTCATGGCCCCGTCTATCATGGCGAACCCATTTTTGGTCCTCACTATAACTTTGATCATATACCTTTTCGCAAAATCGCAGAAAAACTTAGAAACTATCCTGTTTATTTAGAAAATGAAGCAAATCTTGCAGCTTTAGGTGAGTATACTTTTACCTCCGATTCCAAAAATCTTGTAAGCATCAATATGCACAGTGGGATTGGTGCTGGTATCGTCAAAAATGGGAATTTAGAAGTTGGTGCACATGGCTTTGCTGGGGAAATCGGTCATCAAATCATCGTCATGGATGGGAAGGCATGTCGCTGTGGTAATCGTGGCTGTTTGGAAATGTATGCCGCAAATAAAGTTTGCTACGAGCAATTTGCTCAAAGGAAAAAACTGGATTATGTCAATGCCATCATTCTTCGGGAATATTACCAAAACCAAGATCATGATGCACGGGAAGTCGTTGAAGAAAATATCAACTACTTGACGATAGGCATCAACAATCTGATTGCCCACTATGATCCGTCGATCATCGTTTTGAATAGCTCACTCTATCGTGAAATACCTGATATGATCGAACAACTAAGAGGGAATCTACGAAATCATTTTTCAAATCAATTAGTTGTCCGCAACAGCTCATTGAACGAAAAAGCGACACTGCTTGGAGGCGTAGTCTTAAACCTTCAACATTTTTTAGGAATCAAACACTTAAAACTAAAATAA